In a single window of the Littorina saxatilis isolate snail1 linkage group LG3, US_GU_Lsax_2.0, whole genome shotgun sequence genome:
- the LOC138961311 gene encoding uncharacterized protein produces the protein MEATAANTDSSETHLGRDDNREETLINSTEDFVTKSGIRVSICKKDITRFQVDAVVNAANKNLAHGRGVAAAISDAAGNILREEGDKYIQRHGALQVTQVVETTGGLLQCRKVLHAVGPRWSDYEDKALCQQHLIDTVFNCLNKATTLGLSSIAIPSISSANFAVPQNICADSYLIAVQAFDEQHGGQTSLKNVYFVDVSDVMVDLVQRTFAENWNNPSVSAYIDPSAQLDQHASAGPATSRRRNPNVRPPSSLKEQPHHRPEDLLRRSGRSRAMTEKGFKDVLRTRIDNFNQAIKSIKRLIQSTVSVLNDKHDDVVFLRQVQTKLVKKMSEIRTLQARIEELRSDPRTVEALEEIETQAATLVSQLVVEIARNNPPSGRLGRPSTNSGRRKGGSDISHSTHSRIQRTEQESIKVKMEMQVLQLKTEAQLEREEEEAEASLRALQEEQEHRESERRKEKRRREFEEAEAQEEDKRRIERIQQKLVDSKRKAERQSFFEERKLLVIQAANNDAMNALVANSRSSESSMTIFSEYEMEDPTPDLSRKQISTADWVQTNVGGYVNAATTYYAEPHQPRVLATSEAVGGHVNAAATYYAEPHQPRVLATSEAVGGHVNAAAAYNAEPHQTHGLTTSAGVGSYVDYYMAKNYEPPQKDSPQQSKLRHDAPIFTQVAAGQQYDTAHSDEARHVIYGNSEAEPPVVTLHPRRSSYTSEQMNFTNASGEDQLRMITQTFANAMTLSRLPTQEPSIFVGDPLDYPSWHAAFKFLIGSQNIQETEKLLYLKRFLGGSALESISGFFLMRKPEAFTSAMKMLEARYGNSFAIGQAFRTKLENWDTVRSEDPVALRLFSDFLRQCSVAQNEIGGLHILDDAQYLKRMVDKLPKYIKNRWSRKVTHDKVKHPERYPTFKELSDFVEEEAEISNEPVFGMIANKAAPKFDPVDAQKQQLYRRDKGLRQNRLESGAQSVSNHLLNSVQPTANDLASGGQPTDKSHCMYCEMSNHELPSCRKFAGLSKEDKRGYVMRNRLCFGCLKAAGHVASQCKEREVCSKCKKNHPTSMHLDTFQHESFGSPRETNQSVSYSIGNTESSSDKMLAQLHSNKQVPVTTRATLKTNNEGGESMTSMIVPVFMSLISEPTKEVLVYAMLDTMSNATFVTDSCAKELGASSKNATLRLTTLSEKDALVPCRRYEGLQVRAYNRNEYVTLPPSFSRETLKTDMSEIPTRETAESHTHLHHLSSNMQPALECPVGLLIGYNCPEALVPTDTVEGFPYAVETPLGWSIVGTTRAATIFNDTESSDCKQVTQDMQKQSTNVFKARVKEVSATELVQVLERDFSDMESGTISQDDMKFMNIVEQNVKVNAAGHYEMPLPFRHEHPSMADNRNVILRRTFGLRRQFEKRPAYKKDYVEFMKEIIERGDAERVPTDELERVPRWYIPHHGVYHPKKPDKIRVVFDCSASFQGSCLNEELLQGPDLINSLTGVLQRFRKGSIAFSCDIEKMYHQFHVDPADRDYLRFLWWENGDETGPLVDYRMKVHIFGATSSPGCANFGLKQVAKDHRNISEDASKFLQRDFYVDDGLHANESVENAREILDKAREICTHGKLRLHKIMSNSPDLLSHFPESEVARKRVTDLSSVSPTPAVGRTLGLQWDMEEDIFSFNCLPKEAPETRRGVLSTIASLYDPLGFLGPFILKGRLVLQEMCGDGLDWDDPLPNQLAARWKAWLDDFSNLRNIGIPRSFLPSTFGVVKEVELHHFSDASEKGYGQCSYLRFLNTNDEYHSTLVMAKSRVAPLRAVTIPRKELQAAVLSARMSRFLQEELHYKGLRHYFWTDSQIVLAYLNNQSKRFHVFVANRIQQILEASTADQWRYVPSNDNPADHASRGLTVNELKSTEWFSGPAFLRQALPEPTEAEFSIPDDDVEVKRAMTTSAADVKTSTWEERFKRFSTKRSLIRAIALLMRHCHKYEAKTPANSSLVEHSLTRLESYRVADLKVVKISQQEHFASPSREDKSSLKDLDCYKDENEMLRVGGRIDRSAETNELRHPVVLPHQSHLAVLVARACHAQIAHQGRPFTINEIRRQGFWILGMRRVVLAVIRHCTVCIRHRGRPEAQKMAELPEERVNESAPFTHCGVDCFGPFHVKDGRKEVKRYGLLITCLSSRAVHIEVLDDLSTDSFINGLRVLMALRGNVRSIRCDRGTNFVGANNELKAAWKGMNQEAIVTRLLKDSCEFLFNPPTASHMGGLWERQIRTVRSVLSGLLDKYGQRLTSSTLRTFMYEAMAIVNSRPLCVESLESPDGPLPLTPNHLLTMKPAGVLPPPGNFSDADVYARKRWRCVQHLADEFWRRWRREYLASLQLRQKWLSPMPNVKVGDVVLLHDDTAPRAEWSLARVTEVFPSRDGLVRSVKVLLAATLDARGRPIAPASVLTRPVHKLTVWVRDRDAEQRQ, from the exons ATGGAAGCAACTGCTGCAAATACGGATAGCTCTGAAACACACTTAGGGAGAGACGACAATAGAGAGGAAACTCTGATAAATAGTACAGAAGATTTCGTCACTAAATCTGGCATCAGAGTTTCCATCTGCAAGAAGGACATCACTAGATTTCAAGTGGACGCAGTAGTCAACGCAGCCAACAAAAACCTAGCTCATGGAAGAGGCGTCGCTGCTGCAATTTCTGATGCCGCAGGGAACATTTTGAGAGAGGAAGGAGACAAGTACATTCAACGTCACGGCGCCCTTCAGGTGACCCAGGTCGTGGAGACCACAGGAGGACTCCTGCAGTGCCGGAAGGTTCTGCATGCCGTGGGACCGAGATGGAGCGACTATGAAGACAAGGCTCTGTGTCAGCAACATCTGATAGACACTGTCTTCAATTGTCTGAACAAGGCCACTACTCTCGGACTCTCTTCTATCGCCATCCCATCAATCAGTTCGGCCAACTTCGCAGTCCCGCAAAACATCTGCGCAGATAGCTACTTAATCGCCGTTCAAGCTTTTGATGAACAGCATGGAGGCCAAACTAGCTTGAAGAATGTCTACTTTGTCGATGTCTCTGACGTAATGGTCGACCTTGTTCAGAGGACTTTTGCCGAGAATTGGAACAATCCGTCCGTCAGTGCTTACATCGACCCTTCTGCTCAGCTCGATCAGCATGCTTCGGCGGGCCCAGCAACTTCCAGAAGGAGAAATCCGAACGTGCGGCCACCTAGTTCTCTGAAGGAACAACCTCACCATCGACCCGAGGACCTTCTACGACGTTCTGGAAGATCAAGGGCGATGACAGAGAAGGGTTTTAAGGACGTATTGCGAACGAGGATTGACAACTTCAATCAAGCGATCAAGAGCATCAAACGTCTAATCCAGAGCACCGTATCAGTCCTCAACGACAAGCACGACGATGTCGTCTTCCTTAGGCAAGTCCAAACAAAGCTAGTGAAGAAGATGTCCGAAATCAGAACTCTACAAGCAAGAATAGAGGAGCTGCGCTCAGACCCACGTACTGTCGAAGCCTTGGAGGAGATAGAGACTCAAGCCGCTACATTAGTCAGCCAGCTGGTCGTCGAGATTGCCAGAAATAATCCTCCGTCCGGACGTCTTGGAAGACCTTCGACAAATAGTGGAAGAAGAAAGGGAGGCAGTGACATCTCACATTCAACTCATTCGCGAATCCAGCGAACAGAACAAGAATCTATCAAGGTGAAGATGGAAATGCAAGTTCTGCAGCTCAAAACGGAAGCGCAACTTGAAAGGGAGGAAGAGGAAGCCGAAGCCAGCTTGAGGGCCCTCCAAGAAGAGCAAGAACATAGAGAATCCGAAAGGAGGAAAGAGAAAAGGAGACGAGAATTCGAAGAAGCCGAGGCTCAAGAAGAGGATAAAAGGAGAATAGAAAGAATTCAACAAAAACTCGTGGACAGCAAAAGAAAGGCCGAACGACAAAGTTTCTTCGAGGAAAGGAAACTGCTTGTGATTCAAGCAGCAAACAATGACGCCATGAATGCTTTGGTGGCTAATAGCAGGAGCTCTGAGTCATCGATGACAATATTCTCAGAATATGAGATGGAAGACCCTACTCCAGATCTGTCGCGAAAGCAAATAAGCACTGCTGACTGGGTTCAAA CCAACGTCGGCGGCTACGTCAACGCTGCTACGACCTACTACGCTGAGCCTCATCAGCCACGCGTTTTGGCGACGTCAGAGGCTGTCGGCGGCCACGTCAACGCTGCTGCGACCTACTACGCTGAGCCTCATCAGCCACGCGTTTTGGCGACGTCAGAGGCTGTCGGCGGCCACGTCAATGCTGCTGCGGCCTACAATGCTGAGCCTCACCAGACACACGGCTTGACAACATCAGCGGGTGTCGGCAGTTACGTCGACTACTACATGGCGAAGAATTATGAACCGCCGCAGAAAGATTCACCGCAACAGAGCAAGCTGCGCCATGATGCACCCATTTTTACGCAAGTCGCCGCTGGACAGCAGTATGATACCGCCCATTCCGATGAAGCACGTCACGTAATCTACGGGAACAGCGAGGCTGAACCTCCTGTGGTGACGCTGCACCCCAGAAGATCATCGTACACCTCTGAGCAAATGAACTTTACCAACGCATCAGGTGAAGATCAGCTAAGAATGATCACACAAACATTCGCGAACGCTATGACTTTGAGCCGCCTACCCACGCAAGAACCGAGCATTTTTGTGGGAGATCCTTTGGATTATCCTTCGTGGCATGCAGCCTTCAAATTCCTGATCGGGAGTCAAAACATTCAGGAGACAGAAAAACTACTATATTTAAAGAGATTTCTTGGCGGAAGCGCCTTGGAATCAATCAGTGGTTTCTTCCTAATGAGAAAGCCGGAAGCCTTCACAAGCGCCATGAAGATGCTGGAGGCAAGGTATGGCAACTCGTTTGCCATAGGGCAAGCTTTCAGGACGAAACTAGAGAACTGGGACACTGTGAGATCTGAAGATCCAGTCGCTCTTCGTCTCTTCTCTGACTTTTTGAGGCAGTGCTCGGTAGCCCAGAACGAAATTGGAGGTTTGCATATTCTTGATGACGCCCAGTACCTCAAACGTATGGTTGATAAGTTGCCGAAGTACATTAAGAACAGATGGAGTCGGAAGGTCACGCACGACAAGGTGAAACATCCTGAAAGGTACCCAACCTTCAAGGAGCTctcggactttgtcgaagaagAGGCCGAGATCTCAAATGAGCCTGTGTTTGGCATGATTGCCAACAAGGCAGCACCCAAGTTTGATCCCGTCGACGCACAGAAACAGCAGCTCTATCGAAGGGACAAAGGTCTTCGACAAAACCGTCTAGAATCAGGCGCTCAATCCGTAAGCAACCATCTGCTTAACAGCGTTCAGCCAACAGCCAACGATCTGGCTTCAGGCGGCCAGCCCACAGACAAATCACATTGTATGTACTGCGAGATGTCAAATCACGAGCTGCCCAGTTGCCGCAAGTTTGCAGGACTCTCTAAAGAAGACAAACGAGGTTACGTGATGAGGAACAGACTGTGTTTCGGCTGCTTAAAGGCCGCAGGGCATGTTgcgagccagtgcaaggagcgcgAAGTCTGTAGCAAGTGTAAGAAGAACCATCCAACGAGCAtgcacttggacacattccagcACGAATCTTTTGGTAGCCCACGCGAAACCAACCAATCAGTGAGTTACTCCATCGGTAATACTGAAAGTTCCTCGGACAAAATGCTTGCTCAGTTGCACAGTAACAAACAAGTGCCTGTCACAACACGCGCTACCCTCAAAACGAACAATGAAGGTGGTGAAAGCATGACGTCTATGATAGTGCCAGTTTTCATGTCGCTCATATCAGAACCTACGAAGGAAGTATTAGTCTACGCAATGCTGGATACCATGTCTAACGCGACTTTCGTGACAGACTCCTGCGCAAAGGAACTGGGCGCTTCTTCAAAGAACGCTACTCTGAGACTGACAACGTTGTCCGAGAAGGATGCCTTGGTCCCATGTCGAAGATATGAGGGGTTACAAGTGAGAGCATACAACCGAAATGAATACGTTACGTTGCCACCCTCTTTTTCAAGAGAAACTCTCAAGACGGACATGTCTGAAATCCCAACTAGAGAAACGGCTGAGAGTCACACCCACCTCCATCATCTCTCATCAAACATGCAGCCAGCCCTGGAGTGTCCCGTGGGACTCCTCATAGGGTACAATTGCCCTGAAGCCCTCGTACCCACTGACACAGTCGAGGGATTTCCGTACGCTGTGGAAACCCCACTAGGGTGGTCTATCGTTGGAACTACAAGAGCAGCAACGATTTTCAACGATACGGAAAGCAGTGACTGCAAGCAAGTCACACAAGACATGCAAAAGCAGTCGACGAACGTATTCAAAGCACGTGTCAAGGAGGTATCTGCGACAGAGCTCGTCCAGGTATTGGAACGAGATTTCTCCGACATGGAGTCAGGCACAATTTCCCAGGACGACATGAAGTTTATGAACATTGTCGAACAAAACGTCAAGGTCAACGCAGCAGGCCACTACGAAATGCCTTTGCCCTTCCGTCATGAGCACCCATCAATGGCCGACAACAGGAACGTGATTCTAAGACGAACATTTGGTCTTCGGCGTCAATTCGAAAAGAGACCGGCGTATAAGAAAGACTATGTTGAGTTCATGAAGGAGATCATCGAGAGAGGGGACGCTGAAAGAGTTCCCACTGATGAGTTGGAAAGGGTGCCAAGATGGTACATCCCTCACCACGGAGTGTACCACCCCAAAAAGCCAGACAAAATCAGAGTGGTTTTTGATTGCAGTGCTAGTTTTCAAGGATCGTGCCTCAACGAGGAGCTGCTGCAGGGGCCTGACTTGATCAACTCACTCACCGGAGTTCTACAGCGTTTCCGCAAAGGTTCCATCGCCTTCTCTTGCGATATAGAGAAAATGTATCACCAATTTCATGTAGATCCTGCTGATCGGGATTACTTGCGATTCCTATGGTGGGAGAACGGAGATGAAACGGGACCTCTGGTGGATTATAGAATGAAGGTCCATATCTTTGGAGCAACATCATCGCCAGGATGCGCAAACTTTGGGCTGAAGCAAGTGGCCAAGGATCATAGAAACATTAGCGAAGACGCGTCCAAATTCCTACAGCGCGATTTCTATGTGGATGATGGACTGCACGCCAATGAGTCGGTGGAAAACGCAAGAGAAATCTTAGACAAGGCGAGAGAAATTTGTACTCATGGAAAATTGCGACTCCACAAAATTATGTCGAACTCTCCTGATTTGCTCTCTCATTTTCCAGAGTCGGAAGTGGCAAGGAAAAGGGTCACCGACCTGTCTTCTGTTTCGCCTACGCCAGCCGTTGGAAGAACGCTGGGACTCCAGTGGGATATGGAAGAGGACATCTTCTCCTTCAACTGTCTGCCTAAGGAAGCTCCTGAAACAAGAAGAGGCGTACTATCCACTATCGCGTCACTCTACGACCCCTTGGGTTTCCTGGGACCGTTCATTCTCAAGGGAAGACTCGTTCTGCAGGAGATGTGCGGCGATGGCTTGGATTGGGATGACCCTCTGCCAAATCAGCTCGCTGCACGATGGAAGGCTTGGCTGGACGACTTCAGCAATTTGCGGAACATCGGAATTCCTAGAAGCTTTCTGCCTTCCACGTTCGGTGTCGTGAAAGAAGTGGAGCTGCATCACTTTTCAGACGCATCAGAGAAGGGCTACGGACAGTGCTCGTATTTGCGTTTCCTGAACACGAACGACGAATATCACAGCACGCTGGTCATGGCAAAGAGTCGAGTGGCCCCTCTCCGAGCCGTTACAATACCTCGAAAGGAACTGCAGGCTGCTGTGTTGTCTGCGAGGATGTCCAGGTTCTTGCAGGAGGAATTGCACTACAAGGGTCTGCGACACTATTTCTGGACTGACTCACAGATAGTGCTGGCTTACTTGAACAATCAGTCCAAGCGGTTTCACGTGTTTGTGGCCAACAGAATCCAGCAGATTCTAGAGGCGTCAACGGCGGATCAGTGGAGATACGTGCCCTCAAATGACAATCCGGCGGATCACGCTTCGCGAGGACTGACTGTGAACGAGCTCAAGTCCACGGAATGGTTTTCTGGTCCAGCCTTCCTCAGACAGGCTCTCCCTGAGCCCACAGAAGCGGAATTCAGTATCCCTGACGACGACGTAGAGGTCAAACGTGCAATGACGACGTCCGCTGCCGATGTGAAGACATCTACCTGGGAGGAGAGATTCAAGCGCTTCTCCACAAAGAGGTCTTTGATTAGAGCGATAGCGTTGCTCATGCGCCATTGCCACAAGTATGAAGCAAAGACACCAGCCAACTCTAGCCTCGTTGAACACAGTCTGACTAGACTGGAGTCGTATAGAGTCGCTGATTTGAAAGTTGTCAAAATCTCTCAGCAGGAACATTTCGCCTCTCCTTCACGTGAAGACAAAAGCAGCCTGAAGGATCTGGATTGCTACAAAGACGAAAACGAAATGCTCAGGGTGGGAGGAAGAATTGACCGATCTGCAGAGACCAACGAGTTGAGGCATCCAGTCGTCTTGCCCCATCAGAGTCACTTGGCAGTCTTGGTGGCACGTGCATGTCACGCTCAGATTGCGCATCAGGGACGTCCTTTTACGATCAACGAGATTCGTAGACAGGGTTTCTGGATACTCGGAATGAGACGAGTGGTGCTTGCAGTCATTCGTCACTGCACCGTTTGCATACGTCATCGTGGTAGACCAGAGGCTCAGAAGATGGCTGAGCTTCCAGAAGAAAGAGTGAACGAGTCTGCCCCTTTCACTCACTGTGGAGTTGACTGTTTCGGACCGTTCCACGTGAAGGATGGTCGCAAAGAGGTCAAGCGTTACGGACTGTTGATCACGTGTTTATCATCAAGAGCCGTGCACATAGAAGTGTTAGATGATCTCTCAACTGACTCTTTCATAAATGGGCTGCGAGTACTGATGGCGTTGCGAGGGAATGTCCGATCGATCAGGTGCGATAGGGGAACAAACTTTGTGGGTGCGAACAATGAGTTGAAGGCAGCTTGGAAAGGTATGAATCAGGAAGCAATAGTGACACGATTGCTGAAGGACAGTTGCGAATTCCTTTTCAATCCACCTACAGCAAGCCACATGGGTGGTCTATGGGAACGTCAGATTAGGACTGTTCGAAGCGTTCTCAGCGGATTGCTGGACAAGTATGGGCAACGACTAACTTCATCCACGCTGAGGACCTTTATGTATGAGGCGATGGCCATAGTCAACAGCCGACCGCTGTGTGTCGAGAGTCTGGAGTCACCAGATGGCCCGTTGCCCCTCACCCCTAATCATCTGCTGACGATGAAGCCTGCGGGTGTCCTACCACCACCTGGAAACTTCAGTGACGCTGACGTTTATGCGAGGAAGCGCTGGCGATGTGTGCAGCATCTCGCTGACGAGTTCTGGCGTCGCTGGAGGAGAGAGTACTTGGCGTCTCTTCAGTTGCGACAGAAGTGGCTGTCACCGATGCCCAACGTCAAAGTCGGAGACGTCGTCCTTTTACACGATGACACCGCCCCGCGAGCAGAGTGGAGTCTCGCACGGGTAACGGAGGTCTTCCCAAGCAGAGACGGCCTCGTCAGGAGTGTCAAAGTGCTGTTGGCGGCTACTCTGGATGCGCGTGGGAGACCCATCGCCCCTGCGTCGGTGCTGACTCGACCCGTCCACAAGTTGACAGTTtgggtgagagacagagacgccGAACAAAGACAATGA